A genomic region of Pseudomonas migulae contains the following coding sequences:
- a CDS encoding SDR family oxidoreductase, whose product MSLQGKTLFITGASRGIGREIALRAARDGANIVIAAKSAEPHPKLPGTIFSVAKEVEDAGGKALALQVDVRDEVAVREALARANEHFGGIDALINNAGAIKLTGVQHIELKRFDLMHQINTRAVLLCSQAALPYLKKSSGHILNLSPPLNLATQWFAQYSPYTVTKYGMSMLTLGMSEEFKNYGISVNSLWPQTMIATAAIEFQLGSRESFKHARTPAIMADAAHAILDSSGRSITGRLLIDEEILRENGVTDFEGYRFAPDTTDPLMPDLFID is encoded by the coding sequence ATGTCCTTACAAGGCAAAACCCTGTTCATTACCGGCGCCAGTCGCGGGATCGGTCGAGAGATCGCGCTGCGGGCGGCGCGAGATGGGGCCAACATTGTGATTGCGGCCAAAAGCGCCGAGCCGCACCCCAAACTGCCGGGCACGATTTTCAGTGTGGCGAAGGAGGTCGAGGACGCAGGCGGCAAGGCCCTGGCCTTGCAGGTGGATGTGCGTGATGAAGTCGCGGTGCGTGAAGCACTGGCCCGAGCCAACGAACATTTCGGCGGCATTGATGCGCTGATCAACAATGCCGGCGCAATCAAGCTGACAGGCGTGCAGCACATCGAACTCAAGCGCTTCGACCTGATGCATCAGATCAACACCCGTGCCGTGTTGCTGTGCAGCCAGGCGGCCCTGCCCTATTTGAAAAAAAGCAGCGGCCATATCCTCAACCTGTCGCCGCCGCTCAACCTGGCCACCCAATGGTTCGCCCAATACAGCCCGTACACCGTGACCAAGTACGGCATGAGCATGCTCACATTGGGGATGAGTGAGGAATTCAAGAATTACGGTATTAGCGTCAATTCATTGTGGCCGCAGACGATGATCGCCACTGCCGCCATCGAATTTCAGCTGGGGTCACGGGAGTCATTCAAGCATGCGCGTACGCCGGCGATCATGGCCGATGCGGCCCATGCGATCCTGGACAGCAGCGGTCGCAGCATTACTGGGCGGTTGCTGATTGATGAGGAGATTCTGCGGGAAAACGGGGTGACGGATTTTGAAGGGT